The following proteins are co-located in the Paenibacillus sp. JNUCC32 genome:
- a CDS encoding nitroreductase family protein, with protein MSVREILEQRRSVRHYDPHYKMESETLAALIEGASKSPNGNNIQATRYLVIDEPNLKNVLLPIAFHQQQVIEASALIVVLGDYQAFEKENIIHIHEEGFQKGYFDASLRDYLASAAIQYYLNKSKEDLKLELVRDASLASMSLVLLANEAGLHTITMSGYDSEQLKSALQISDRYEDVMLIAIGKGIKQGHKTVRHDVGKIMYTNKI; from the coding sequence ATGAGTGTGAGAGAGATATTAGAGCAAAGACGTTCTGTCAGGCATTATGACCCCCATTATAAAATGGAATCGGAAACGTTGGCGGCTTTGATTGAAGGAGCCAGTAAATCGCCCAACGGAAACAATATTCAAGCCACACGGTACCTGGTTATCGACGAACCGAATTTAAAAAACGTGTTACTCCCCATTGCCTTTCATCAGCAACAGGTAATAGAAGCGTCGGCTCTAATCGTTGTATTGGGCGATTATCAAGCATTTGAAAAAGAGAATATTATACATATCCATGAAGAAGGATTTCAAAAGGGTTATTTTGACGCATCATTAAGAGATTATTTAGCCAGCGCGGCTATTCAATATTATCTAAATAAATCCAAAGAAGATTTAAAGCTCGAATTAGTAAGAGACGCAAGCCTGGCGTCTATGTCGTTAGTCTTACTGGCGAACGAGGCGGGTCTCCATACGATTACCATGTCCGGGTATGATTCCGAACAATTAAAGTCGGCCTTACAGATTTCTGACAGGTATGAAGATGTGATGCTTATAGCCATTGGGAAAGGAATTAAACAAGGTCATAAAACCGTTAGACACGATGTGGGCAAAATCATGTATACAAACAAAATATAA
- a CDS encoding VOC family protein: MVGLRLDDFDGGFIIAPWDRFKELIEWYSTHLDLKVTYEEDYPVEKMATLTFPALGCIHIKSVEHDHPHFAVDWGQNGNVRFCFTATNLEAAHAYFREQDIQVTDVTQGPFDRTFDFFDPAGNRLTAIEPEPGTEALVAKAPDARFPFQAIPRFGVDRLDEAIAWYEANLGGRVERVSEDGTSATVIITAEGAPLYLETARTDRTKDALTVAARPYWVIRKKADFFETHKRLREQGWKVTDFAGNPKFLVMFHTYDPYGNQINVWCYEDC, translated from the coding sequence ATGGTTGGATTACGGCTGGATGATTTCGATGGAGGTTTTATCATTGCCCCATGGGATCGGTTCAAGGAACTCATCGAATGGTATAGCACGCATTTGGATCTGAAAGTGACATACGAAGAGGATTACCCGGTCGAAAAAATGGCCACCCTTACTTTCCCGGCACTGGGATGCATACATATCAAGTCGGTGGAGCATGACCACCCGCATTTTGCAGTCGATTGGGGACAAAACGGAAATGTTCGCTTCTGCTTCACCGCAACGAATCTTGAAGCTGCACACGCCTATTTTCGCGAACAGGATATTCAAGTGACCGATGTGACCCAAGGCCCCTTTGACCGTACCTTCGATTTCTTCGATCCGGCTGGCAACCGCTTAACGGCAATCGAACCGGAGCCAGGTACGGAGGCGTTGGTTGCTAAAGCACCGGACGCACGCTTTCCGTTCCAAGCGATCCCCCGCTTTGGCGTTGACCGGCTGGATGAAGCCATTGCGTGGTACGAGGCTAATCTGGGCGGCAGAGTCGAACGGGTCAGTGAGGATGGAACCTCCGCGACCGTAATTATCACCGCCGAGGGCGCACCGCTCTATCTGGAAACCGCTCGGACAGACCGAACCAAGGACGCACTTACTGTAGCTGCAAGGCCTTATTGGGTAATACGGAAGAAGGCGGACTTTTTTGAGACTCATAAACGTTTGCGGGAACAAGGATGGAAGGTTACCGATTTTGCCGGAAATCCGAAGTTTCTTGTCATGTTCCACACCTACGATCCATATGGCAACCAGATCAATGTATGGTGTTACGAAGACTGTTAG
- a CDS encoding VOC family protein, whose amino-acid sequence MALKIDNIFVNLPVKDLEKTKDFFSKIGFEFNEQFTDKNAACLVIGDNIFAMLLTEDYFKTFTKKDLSNAANTTEVILALSAESREQVDDIVNAALAAGGSPSNDPVDHGFMYGWSFQDPDGHLWEVMYMDQSHVE is encoded by the coding sequence ATGGCATTGAAAATCGATAATATTTTTGTGAATCTTCCGGTTAAGGATCTGGAGAAAACGAAAGACTTTTTCTCGAAAATCGGTTTTGAGTTTAATGAGCAGTTTACGGATAAGAATGCGGCCTGCCTGGTCATAGGCGATAACATCTTTGCCATGCTGCTCACCGAGGATTATTTCAAGACGTTCACCAAGAAAGATCTGTCGAATGCGGCCAACACAACGGAAGTGATTCTGGCGCTGTCCGCAGAAAGCCGGGAGCAGGTGGATGACATCGTGAACGCTGCGCTGGCTGCTGGGGGATCGCCTTCCAACGACCCGGTGGATCACGGGTTTATGTACGGATGGAGCTTCCAGGATCCGGACGGACATCTATGGGAAGTCATGTACATGGATCAGAGCCATGTCGAATAA
- a CDS encoding nitroreductase family protein — MFNHIQNNDFANIVMGRRSVRNYDENFKISKEEMSDMISEASLAPSSANMQPWRVIVVDTPEGKEKLRPLVRFNTLQNDTSSAMLLIFGDTQSYLYAEEIYNTAVEQGKMPAEVRDRQLETILSLFPTLSREMKVEIAKIDSSLFAMQFMLVARAHGYDTNPMAGFEADQLAKAFDVDEERYAPVMVISLGKAKEDGHESVRLEPDKITFWR; from the coding sequence ATGTTTAACCATATTCAAAACAACGATTTCGCCAATATCGTTATGGGCCGACGTTCTGTCCGCAATTATGATGAGAACTTTAAAATATCGAAAGAAGAGATGAGCGACATGATTTCGGAAGCCAGTTTGGCTCCATCCTCTGCAAATATGCAGCCTTGGCGTGTAATTGTGGTCGACACTCCGGAAGGAAAAGAAAAGCTAAGACCTCTTGTGAGGTTCAATACGTTACAGAATGATACTTCATCAGCCATGTTATTGATTTTTGGCGATACCCAAAGCTATTTATATGCTGAAGAAATTTACAATACAGCTGTGGAACAAGGAAAAATGCCGGCAGAAGTACGAGATCGTCAACTCGAAACCATTCTATCCCTGTTTCCGACTCTATCAAGAGAAATGAAAGTTGAAATTGCAAAAATCGATAGCAGCCTCTTTGCCATGCAGTTCATGTTAGTAGCTCGTGCGCATGGGTATGACACGAATCCAATGGCAGGCTTTGAAGCTGATCAGTTAGCAAAAGCATTCGATGTAGATGAAGAACGCTATGCTCCAGTCATGGTCATTTCATTAGGAAAAGCCAAAGAAGATGGGCATGAGTCCGTTCGATTAGAGCCTGACAAGATTACATTCTGGAGATAA
- a CDS encoding MerR family transcriptional regulator translates to MMSIAQFAERTGMVPSALRFYESKGILVPAERLENGYRYYGFHQIHEAKLVNSLRQSGISLGDIRCFLEAEESTRSELLARWRREAEARLLSVQIASQYLNGMEPGRGSLHLINWEQPLTVIWQPFLVDKPVNSYSREMKQAAARLHDLNIRTQGSSLIKVMDSLPHAVLIEVGYQICTESSRKPTPPKTPSEAYLESIPPTLFVSVDSSWEDTFACMRTIRFLQKFGFEPAGKRLERHYPDSPIFEIMIPVMQTRFS, encoded by the coding sequence ATGATGAGCATCGCTCAATTCGCAGAACGCACCGGCATGGTCCCCAGTGCGCTTCGTTTCTATGAATCCAAGGGGATTCTGGTTCCGGCTGAACGGCTGGAGAACGGTTACCGGTATTATGGATTTCACCAAATTCACGAAGCCAAGCTTGTAAACAGCCTCCGTCAATCAGGCATCAGCCTTGGGGATATCCGGTGTTTCCTTGAAGCCGAGGAAAGTACGCGTTCCGAGCTGCTTGCGCGCTGGCGGCGGGAAGCTGAGGCACGTCTACTCTCGGTCCAAATTGCGAGTCAATATTTAAACGGGATGGAACCGGGTCGCGGCAGTCTGCATCTCATCAATTGGGAACAACCCCTAACCGTGATATGGCAGCCGTTTTTGGTAGACAAACCAGTAAACTCTTATTCGCGGGAAATGAAACAAGCGGCAGCCAGACTCCATGACCTCAACATTCGCACGCAAGGCTCCAGCTTGATCAAGGTGATGGACTCCCTCCCGCACGCGGTGCTAATTGAAGTCGGATATCAAATTTGTACGGAATCCTCTCGGAAGCCAACGCCTCCGAAGACACCCTCCGAAGCCTATTTGGAGTCCATCCCCCCTACCTTGTTCGTATCGGTGGACAGCTCATGGGAGGACACCTTCGCATGCATGCGAACGATCCGCTTCCTTCAGAAGTTCGGTTTCGAACCTGCGGGCAAGCGGCTGGAGCGGCATTATCCCGATTCTCCTATATTCGAAATCATGATTCCTGTCATGCAAACTCGCTTCTCTTGA
- a CDS encoding YybH family protein — MSYQKAFEAYIAATNTHDFDQVARLLDEGAVYWFSDRSCCCLEEIRAYFEHAWDVIRDEVYRAEDVVWIATDVHSAVCIYTYHYEGYFQGEYTTGSGRATNVFVRDADGVWKLKHEHLSSIR; from the coding sequence ATGTCATATCAAAAAGCCTTTGAGGCCTACATAGCGGCGACGAATACGCATGATTTTGATCAGGTAGCCCGGCTGCTCGATGAGGGAGCGGTGTATTGGTTCTCGGACCGGAGCTGCTGTTGCCTGGAGGAAATCAGGGCCTATTTCGAGCACGCTTGGGACGTCATCCGGGATGAGGTCTACCGGGCGGAGGACGTGGTGTGGATTGCGACTGATGTACATTCGGCTGTCTGCATTTATACTTATCACTACGAGGGGTATTTTCAGGGGGAATACACGACCGGGAGCGGGAGAGCAACGAACGTATTCGTTCGAGATGCCGACGGAGTATGGAAATTAAAGCATGAGCATCTAAGTTCAATTAGATGA
- a CDS encoding MerR family transcriptional regulator, producing MKINEVSNLTGLPISTLRFYERKNLIPDTFVKRDANNYRIYSEEIVEFLDDVKVLLSVDFSIEELSLLVNQQLNLSYEAKTKMVEQKIKEIEEIQKRLKKSKTFLNAVLEGKANFQTKC from the coding sequence ATGAAAATAAACGAGGTTTCAAATTTAACGGGTCTGCCCATATCAACGTTGAGATTCTATGAACGTAAGAACCTGATTCCGGACACATTTGTTAAACGAGATGCAAATAATTATCGAATTTATTCCGAAGAGATTGTGGAGTTTCTAGATGATGTGAAGGTACTTTTATCGGTAGATTTTTCTATAGAAGAATTAAGTTTGTTAGTCAATCAACAACTTAACTTGTCATACGAGGCAAAGACGAAAATGGTAGAACAAAAAATCAAAGAAATTGAAGAGATCCAGAAGCGATTGAAAAAGTCGAAGACATTCTTGAATGCCGTCTTGGAAGGAAAGGCGAATTTTCAAACCAAGTGTTAA
- a CDS encoding glycosyl hydrolase family 18 protein: MIPFITKRRPKWVLCFLALILMFTPLLHAPASFAAEGASPSEITATSSGIDPVTVTGSTYGSQDPLAPQNLRIVQDSITATEATILWDYDKNNPQHTFDIDVWNAVDDAWYTWGNGGSRTLDDLKPNTTYKLYITWYERPSQGPDQRHKSNVIEFTTLDGEVKPPKTSAPQNLRLVEVTHNQATFEWDFLKGDKNDIDVWNADTDAYITWGNLTTHAVTGLKPETTYRIYITWYDHRPSKDMKSNILEFTTTADQTVYEQAPISPPSYLKVTDVSEKSVTLNWGASSEATGYELYVDGNKVDTLETVTSVTYSLDPTANRDYIFEVTAQKALQGQNPETSVKSNAVHLKWGELAAPQGLEAVTATRSTVSLGWAPVPGATGYHIYQDGNKVATSSENRFVAAGLQEGKTYSFQIIAVNPLWTSPISQAITVVPGSNYNNITYYTSWSALPAEWNFYPSDLDVSQITHINYAFADLCWKKFGSTVRACEDPKVPLQNRYVYDGEMILGDPEKDFENFQAFESVKAANPHLKLMISVGGWSWSNHFSNMAKTEETRRAFANSAVDFLREYKFDGLDIDWEYPVEGGEDDNSRGPEDTENFTLLMKTVREALDAAGSEDGKYYLLTIASGQGDNFVKNADLANSVTYLDFINIMTYDYSGSWETLGHHNAPLFFDQKHPRAASSAPRNHVLGGLLGHLNGGVPTHKLIAGVPYYGKGWDDCPPTGQYQTCKGGSALKTWEAGVFDFSDLENNYIDKNGYKRYWNESAKVPYLYNEQNKVFITYNDKDTMKYTASIVKSLDIAGVMSWDISGDRNKTLTTQLVHDLPINGKVNASALPAPGNLAKVSADSGSIQLKWDAVTGATGYEVYVNHALSGSVATNGYTVKGLSPLTNYKIHVLAVDRTGDEINRVSSASNQLSITTSGNGSGGSEGGGGSGGSGSTTPWTPQPPKGKDQLEANVVLEGDKALVTVPAAAAVNSINQSESSNFQLHAGAGAKQAVLEIPQEVIAAIAKKGAKASLSVFLNGTEYRIPASLISVSGPVRVSIVAPDNKDAASLAALLQGKETLASPLQFKLEQVHADKTATELTRFGKSHVSEFVTLDAKKINIKRATGVVYIPGTNELRSVPTWFKVNTDGTVTVEIKKTGSGVYALVQQDIRFSDAIPSWAREDVAQAAAKMIVSGENNGSFGANKNITRAEIISILVKALGLLPDDKDSSFKDVDPKSRYAREIAAAKAAGLVKGRTGDIFDPNSLITREELAVILSNVLEYAGKKNEADQGLLNKFKDHSRVSSYAKSSVAIVVERKIMLGVSATKLDPQSHVTKAQTVVTVMRLLRAAELSN; this comes from the coding sequence GTGATACCCTTTATCACGAAAAGACGCCCGAAATGGGTACTGTGTTTTTTGGCCCTTATTCTCATGTTTACCCCACTGCTTCATGCGCCTGCATCCTTTGCAGCAGAAGGCGCATCTCCTTCAGAAATTACCGCAACGAGCTCCGGCATCGATCCGGTGACGGTAACAGGCTCGACCTATGGCTCCCAGGATCCGCTAGCACCGCAGAATCTGCGAATTGTGCAAGACTCCATCACGGCCACCGAAGCAACGATACTATGGGATTACGACAAAAATAATCCGCAGCATACGTTTGATATTGATGTCTGGAACGCCGTGGATGATGCATGGTATACATGGGGGAACGGCGGAAGCCGGACCCTGGATGATTTGAAACCCAACACAACCTATAAATTATACATTACATGGTATGAGAGACCGTCTCAAGGTCCGGACCAACGGCATAAGAGTAATGTAATCGAGTTTACTACGCTGGATGGCGAGGTTAAGCCTCCAAAAACGTCCGCTCCCCAGAATCTGCGATTAGTGGAGGTAACGCATAACCAGGCTACCTTTGAATGGGATTTCCTCAAGGGAGACAAGAACGATATCGATGTCTGGAATGCAGATACGGATGCTTATATCACGTGGGGAAATTTAACCACGCATGCCGTTACAGGGCTTAAGCCCGAGACAACCTACCGCATATATATTACCTGGTATGACCACAGGCCCTCAAAGGATATGAAGAGCAATATTCTTGAATTCACGACCACCGCGGATCAAACCGTATATGAACAAGCTCCGATTTCACCTCCGAGTTACCTGAAAGTAACGGACGTTTCCGAGAAATCGGTGACCTTAAATTGGGGGGCAAGCTCAGAAGCTACCGGATACGAGCTGTATGTGGACGGCAATAAAGTCGATACCTTGGAAACGGTGACGTCGGTCACGTACTCCCTGGACCCAACAGCCAATCGCGATTATATCTTTGAAGTTACTGCTCAAAAAGCATTGCAGGGACAGAACCCGGAAACTTCGGTGAAGAGTAACGCTGTACATTTAAAATGGGGAGAGCTCGCTGCACCACAGGGGCTGGAGGCTGTTACAGCTACAAGGTCTACCGTCTCCTTGGGATGGGCTCCGGTTCCGGGAGCAACGGGCTATCATATTTATCAGGACGGAAATAAGGTGGCGACAAGCAGCGAGAACCGGTTTGTGGCTGCCGGATTGCAGGAAGGTAAGACGTATTCGTTCCAGATCATCGCTGTTAACCCTTTATGGACATCGCCGATCAGTCAAGCGATTACGGTTGTACCAGGCAGCAATTATAATAATATTACCTACTACACCTCTTGGTCAGCACTACCGGCCGAATGGAATTTCTATCCGTCCGATCTTGACGTTTCTCAAATCACGCATATCAATTACGCGTTTGCTGATTTGTGTTGGAAGAAGTTCGGAAGCACGGTAAGAGCATGTGAAGACCCAAAGGTTCCGCTGCAAAATCGATACGTGTATGATGGCGAGATGATACTTGGCGATCCCGAAAAGGATTTCGAAAATTTCCAAGCTTTCGAATCCGTGAAAGCCGCTAATCCGCATTTGAAGCTTATGATATCGGTTGGCGGCTGGTCCTGGTCCAATCATTTCTCCAACATGGCCAAGACCGAAGAAACACGCCGGGCCTTTGCGAATTCCGCGGTGGATTTCCTCCGAGAATACAAATTCGATGGTTTGGATATCGATTGGGAGTATCCTGTTGAAGGCGGGGAAGACGACAACTCCCGGGGACCGGAGGATACGGAAAACTTCACATTGTTAATGAAGACCGTTCGCGAGGCGCTGGATGCTGCCGGATCAGAAGACGGGAAGTACTATCTGCTGACGATTGCTTCCGGGCAGGGCGATAATTTCGTTAAAAATGCCGATCTTGCGAATTCCGTGACGTATCTCGATTTCATCAATATCATGACTTACGATTACAGCGGCAGCTGGGAGACGCTGGGTCACCATAATGCACCGCTGTTCTTTGACCAAAAGCATCCAAGAGCCGCCTCCTCCGCTCCGAGAAATCATGTGCTCGGCGGTTTGCTGGGCCATCTGAACGGCGGGGTGCCAACGCATAAGCTGATCGCCGGGGTGCCATATTACGGTAAAGGCTGGGATGATTGCCCGCCTACCGGCCAATATCAGACTTGCAAAGGCGGATCCGCATTAAAGACATGGGAAGCGGGCGTTTTCGATTTCAGCGATCTCGAGAACAACTACATCGACAAGAACGGTTATAAGAGATATTGGAACGAATCCGCCAAAGTTCCATACCTGTACAATGAGCAAAATAAAGTGTTCATCACATACAACGATAAGGACACCATGAAATATACGGCTTCCATCGTGAAATCGCTGGATATCGCAGGCGTCATGAGCTGGGATATCAGCGGCGACCGCAATAAGACGCTGACGACCCAACTCGTTCACGATCTGCCGATCAACGGCAAAGTCAATGCATCGGCACTCCCGGCTCCAGGGAATCTGGCCAAGGTAAGCGCCGATTCCGGCTCCATCCAGCTGAAATGGGATGCCGTGACGGGAGCAACGGGATATGAAGTGTACGTGAATCATGCGTTGTCCGGCTCGGTGGCAACGAACGGTTATACCGTGAAGGGCCTCAGCCCCCTAACGAATTACAAGATCCATGTGCTTGCCGTGGATCGAACGGGAGATGAGATCAACCGCGTCTCCAGCGCTTCAAATCAGCTGAGCATCACGACTTCGGGCAACGGCTCCGGTGGCTCTGAAGGCGGAGGAGGCTCCGGCGGATCCGGTTCTACAACGCCATGGACGCCACAGCCGCCTAAAGGCAAGGATCAACTCGAAGCAAACGTTGTGCTTGAAGGAGATAAGGCTCTAGTTACCGTGCCTGCGGCTGCGGCAGTTAACAGCATTAACCAATCGGAATCCTCCAACTTCCAGCTCCATGCGGGTGCCGGCGCGAAGCAGGCGGTGCTGGAAATTCCGCAAGAAGTGATTGCGGCCATTGCGAAAAAAGGGGCCAAAGCCAGTCTGTCCGTTTTCCTAAACGGTACGGAATACCGGATTCCGGCTTCGCTCATCTCGGTTTCCGGGCCGGTGAGAGTCTCGATTGTGGCTCCAGACAATAAGGACGCAGCAAGCCTGGCCGCCTTGCTTCAAGGGAAAGAAACACTGGCGAGTCCGCTGCAGTTCAAGCTTGAGCAAGTACACGCGGATAAAACGGCAACCGAGCTGACACGCTTCGGGAAATCCCATGTCAGCGAGTTTGTTACCTTGGATGCGAAAAAGATAAATATAAAACGTGCGACCGGAGTGGTCTATATACCGGGTACAAACGAGCTTCGATCCGTTCCGACATGGTTTAAAGTGAATACGGACGGCACGGTGACCGTTGAAATCAAGAAAACCGGCAGCGGCGTTTATGCGCTGGTACAGCAGGATATCCGATTTAGTGACGCGATTCCTTCATGGGCACGGGAAGACGTGGCGCAAGCTGCCGCCAAAATGATCGTATCCGGAGAAAATAACGGTTCGTTCGGTGCAAATAAAAACATTACCCGTGCCGAGATCATCTCCATCCTGGTGAAAGCGCTGGGTCTATTGCCTGACGACAAGGATTCCAGCTTCAAGGATGTGGATCCGAAATCCCGATATGCCAGAGAAATCGCGGCTGCCAAAGCTGCAGGACTGGTGAAGGGACGCACAGGCGATATCTTTGATCCCAACAGCTTGATTACGCGCGAGGAATTGGCGGTTATTCTAAGCAATGTGCTGGAGTATGCCGGTAAGAAGAATGAAGCTGACCAAGGCCTGTTAAACAAATTCAAGGATCACTCCAGGGTTTCGTCCTATGCGAAGTCTTCCGTCGCCATTGTCGTAGAACGGAAGATAATGCTGGGGGTGTCTGCTACCAAGCTGGATCCGCAATCTCACGTAACCAAAGCTCAAACGGTCGTAACGGTTATGAGATTACTGCGTGCAGCGGAGTTATCGAACTAA
- a CDS encoding VOC family protein, giving the protein MAKLTPYIFSEDAKAQAEFYTQALGGEILSVQTHGEVPGTKEELKDKVMHLSLVAGGIPIFMSDSIFQTLERGNGIHLSLSFESDAEAHEAFDRLAEGGKVIDALKTQFWGALFGVLEDKFGVLWQVTTEVQAN; this is encoded by the coding sequence GTGGCTAAACTGACACCGTATATTTTCTCTGAGGATGCAAAAGCGCAGGCTGAGTTTTATACTCAAGCACTGGGAGGAGAAATCTTATCCGTGCAAACCCATGGCGAGGTTCCCGGAACCAAGGAAGAATTGAAGGACAAGGTCATGCATCTGAGTCTGGTAGCCGGAGGAATCCCGATCTTTATGTCGGACTCGATCTTCCAAACCCTGGAGCGTGGGAACGGGATTCATCTGAGCCTGTCGTTTGAGAGCGATGCCGAAGCCCATGAAGCTTTTGACCGCTTGGCCGAGGGCGGCAAGGTGATTGATGCGCTGAAGACTCAATTCTGGGGAGCGCTGTTCGGGGTGCTGGAAGACAAGTTCGGAGTGTTATGGCAGGTCACGACGGAAGTCCAAGCCAATTAA
- a CDS encoding MarR family winged helix-turn-helix transcriptional regulator, protein MLNTYIKECLYFTANRLSRVMTKMAEDEFAASGLSPTYAYLLMAVYEMEGISQKELGEILHLQPSTVTRLIEKLAAKGLVYNRVEGRMSLIYTTDKGKALEKVIHECWNNLRSRYGDVLGNAEGDELSQRLYEVSDRLENKD, encoded by the coding sequence ATGCTCAATACGTATATCAAAGAATGCCTTTACTTCACAGCCAATCGCCTTAGCCGGGTCATGACCAAGATGGCCGAAGACGAGTTTGCCGCAAGCGGATTGTCGCCTACGTATGCATATCTGCTTATGGCTGTATATGAGATGGAAGGGATCTCGCAGAAGGAATTAGGCGAAATTCTACACCTCCAGCCATCCACCGTAACCCGACTGATTGAGAAGCTGGCCGCTAAAGGACTGGTATACAATCGGGTGGAAGGAAGGATGTCGCTGATCTATACGACCGATAAAGGAAAGGCTCTTGAGAAAGTAATACACGAGTGCTGGAACAATCTGCGTAGTCGATACGGAGATGTTTTAGGCAATGCCGAAGGGGATGAACTATCCCAGCGCCTATACGAGGTTAGCGATCGATTAGAGAATAAGGACTGA
- the cls gene encoding cardiolipin synthase codes for MHVTSIILGLIIVLNIVFSMFVVFRERRDAGSTWAWLLVLSFIPILGFVLYLLFAQNLRRIRLFHWDDLQKTGIEKVLLSQMEGMNNGEYPFTNQAAADNSDLIHMHINENQAILTDDNHVEIFTDGRRKFERLFQDIEEAKDYIHIQYYIIRRDELGKKLISLLTQKANEGVKVRVLYDELGSRQLTKGFFKAFREAGGEAEAFFPSKLRFINLRLNYRNHRKLAIIDGNIGYVGGFNVGDEYLGLNSRFGYWRDTHLRIQGEAVYAMQVRFILDWNQASHHNDITYESNLFPKINSPGNVGIQIVTSGPDSRYEHIKNGYIKMISSAKKSIHIQTPYFIPDASLLDALRIAALSGVEVHLMIPDKPDHPFVYWATLSYIGEMLGTGANVYLYNNGFIHAKTIIIDEKISSVGTANIDVRSFKLNFEVNAFLYDEHISKQLTHIFHQDLRVSSQLTMKQYLERSRWIKFKESISRLLSPIL; via the coding sequence ATGCATGTTACATCCATCATTCTCGGTCTGATCATCGTTCTGAATATCGTGTTCTCCATGTTCGTGGTTTTCAGGGAACGGCGGGATGCCGGCTCCACCTGGGCATGGCTGCTGGTGCTGTCCTTTATCCCGATTCTGGGCTTTGTGCTGTACTTGCTGTTCGCCCAGAATTTAAGAAGAATCCGTCTCTTTCATTGGGACGATCTGCAAAAAACCGGCATCGAAAAAGTATTGCTGTCCCAAATGGAAGGGATGAACAACGGCGAATACCCGTTCACCAATCAAGCGGCGGCGGACAACAGCGATTTGATCCATATGCATATCAATGAGAACCAGGCGATCCTTACGGACGACAACCATGTTGAAATTTTTACGGATGGACGCAGGAAGTTTGAACGGTTGTTTCAGGATATCGAGGAAGCCAAAGACTATATACATATTCAGTACTACATTATCCGCCGCGACGAGCTCGGCAAGAAGCTGATCTCCCTGTTGACCCAAAAAGCTAATGAAGGCGTGAAGGTCCGTGTTCTATACGATGAGCTGGGCTCGCGTCAACTAACCAAAGGCTTCTTCAAGGCATTCCGCGAAGCCGGCGGAGAAGCCGAGGCCTTCTTCCCGTCCAAGCTGCGCTTCATCAACCTGCGGCTGAATTACCGGAATCACCGAAAGCTGGCGATCATCGACGGCAATATCGGGTATGTCGGCGGTTTCAACGTCGGGGACGAGTACCTGGGCCTCAACTCCAGGTTCGGGTATTGGCGGGATACCCATCTGCGCATCCAAGGCGAGGCCGTTTATGCGATGCAGGTTCGCTTCATTCTGGACTGGAATCAGGCTTCGCATCATAACGATATCACTTACGAATCGAATCTGTTTCCCAAGATCAATTCGCCCGGCAATGTCGGGATTCAGATTGTCACCAGCGGTCCGGATTCCCGATATGAACACATCAAGAACGGTTATATCAAAATGATTTCATCCGCCAAGAAATCGATTCATATTCAGACGCCTTATTTTATCCCGGATGCCAGCCTCCTGGATGCACTGCGCATTGCGGCGCTTTCCGGCGTAGAGGTGCATCTGATGATTCCGGATAAACCGGATCATCCCTTCGTGTATTGGGCTACCTTATCTTATATCGGGGAAATGCTGGGTACCGGGGCTAATGTGTATCTCTACAATAATGGCTTTATTCATGCCAAGACGATCATCATCGATGAGAAGATTTCGTCCGTGGGCACGGCGAATATCGACGTTCGAAGCTTCAAGCTGAATTTCGAAGTGAACGCATTCCTGTACGATGAGCATATATCGAAACAGTTGACCCACATCTTCCACCAGGATCTGCGGGTATCCAGCCAGCTTACGATGAAGCAGTATCTGGAGCGTTCGCGGTGGATCAAGTTCAAGGAGTCCATCTCCCGCCTGCTGTCGCCTATTCTATAG